The Styela clava chromosome 13, kaStyClav1.hap1.2, whole genome shotgun sequence genome has a window encoding:
- the LOC120333307 gene encoding NADH dehydrogenase [ubiquinone] 1 alpha subcomplex subunit 13-like, translated as MAGSGEGSKAWSKIRYKQDMPPPGGYGRIPYLRNLPVRGPSSYGIFGFAIFTFGYGFHIIRKNMKLDEFEKRETRLIEMTYLPLLEAEKDRNHLREYKEIMEAEALNIIGTGSDPDHVVGQHEWESQRWRAPYHQYPEVIYSWTRAIDLWYHQYFRKDVPGP; from the coding sequence atggcTGGCTCTGGGGAAGGATCAAAGGCATGGAGCAAGATTAGGTATAAACAGGACATGCCCCCGCCCGGGGGCTATGGAAGGATTCCATATCTAAGAAATCTTCCCGTGCGTGGACCCAGCAGTTATGGAATATTTGGGTTTGCTATTTTTACATTTGGTTACGGCTTCCATATCATaagaaaaaacatgaaattggACGAATTTGAAAAACGGGAAACACGACTAATTGAAATGACATATCTCCCGCTTTTGGAAGCCGAAAAAGATCGTAATCACCTCAGAGAATATAAAGAAATAATGGAAGCCGAAGCACTCAACATCATCGGAACTGGATCAGACCCTGATCATGTGGTAGGACAACACGAATGGGAGTCGCAAAGATGGCGAGCACCGTATCACCAATACCCAGAAGTGATCTATTCATGGACTCGTGCCATAGATCTGTGGTATCACCAATATTTCCGAAAAGATGTTCCAGGACCTTAG